The following are encoded together in the Balaenoptera acutorostrata chromosome 9, mBalAcu1.1, whole genome shotgun sequence genome:
- the C1QTNF5 gene encoding complement C1q tumor necrosis factor-related protein 5 isoform X2, with product MRPLLALLLLGLAAGSPPLDDNKIPSLCPGHPGLPGTPGHHGSQGLPGRDGRDGRDGAPGAPGEKGEGGRPGLPGPRGEPGPRGEAGPVGAAGPAGECSVPPRSAFSAKRSESRVPPPSDAPLPFDRVLVNEQGHYDAVTGKFTCQVPGVYYFAVHATVYRASLQFDLVKNGESIASFFQFFGGWPKPASLSGGAMVRLEPKDQVWVQVGVGDYIGIYASIKTDSTFSGFLVYSDWHNSPVFA from the exons ATGAGGCCGCTCCTCGCTCTGCTGCTCCTGGGCTTGGCGGCCGGCTCGCCCCCGCTGGACGACAACAAGATCCCCAGCCTGTGCCCGGGGCACCCCGGCCTTCCCGGCACGCCGGGCCACCATGGCAGCCAGGGCCTGCCCGGCCGCGACGGCCGCGACGGCCGCGACGGCGCGCCCGGGGCTCCGGGAGAGAAAGGCGAGGGCGGGAGGCCGG gcCTCCCGGGGCCGCGTGGGGAGCCCGGGCCGCGAGGAGAAGCAGGCCCCGTGGGGGCGGCCGGGCCAGCAGGCGAGTGCTCGGTGCCTCCGCGCTCCGCCTTCAGCGCCAAGCGCTCAGAGAGCCGGGTGCCCCCGCCGTCGGACGCGCCCCTACCCTTCGACCGCGTGCTGGTGAATGAGCAGGGACATTACGACGCCGTCACCGGCAAGTTCACCTGCCAGGTGCCCGGGGTCTACTACTTCGCCGTCCACGCCACCGTCTACCGGGCTAGCCTGCAGTTCGATCTGGTCAAGAATGGAGAGTCCATCGCCTCTTTCTTCCAGTTCTTCGGGGGGTGGCCCAAGCCAGCCTCGCTCTCCGGGGGCGCCATGGTGAGGCTGGAGCCCAAAGACCAGGTGTGGGTACAGGTGGGCGTGGGTGATTATATTGGCATCTACGCCAGCATCAAGACAGACAGCACCTTCTCTGGATTTCTAGTGTATTCTGACTGGCACAACTCCCCTGTCTTCGCTTGA
- the C1QTNF5 gene encoding complement C1q tumor necrosis factor-related protein 5 isoform X1, producing the protein MRPLLALLLLGLAAGSPPLDDNKIPSLCPGHPGLPGTPGHHGSQGLPGRDGRDGRDGAPGAPGEKGEGGRPGKKRLRWEAGLPGPRGEPGPRGEAGPVGAAGPAGECSVPPRSAFSAKRSESRVPPPSDAPLPFDRVLVNEQGHYDAVTGKFTCQVPGVYYFAVHATVYRASLQFDLVKNGESIASFFQFFGGWPKPASLSGGAMVRLEPKDQVWVQVGVGDYIGIYASIKTDSTFSGFLVYSDWHNSPVFA; encoded by the exons ATGAGGCCGCTCCTCGCTCTGCTGCTCCTGGGCTTGGCGGCCGGCTCGCCCCCGCTGGACGACAACAAGATCCCCAGCCTGTGCCCGGGGCACCCCGGCCTTCCCGGCACGCCGGGCCACCATGGCAGCCAGGGCCTGCCCGGCCGCGACGGCCGCGACGGCCGCGACGGCGCGCCCGGGGCTCCGGGAGAGAAAGGCGAGGGCGGGAGGCCGGGTAAGAAGCGCCTCCGCTGGGAGGCGG gcCTCCCGGGGCCGCGTGGGGAGCCCGGGCCGCGAGGAGAAGCAGGCCCCGTGGGGGCGGCCGGGCCAGCAGGCGAGTGCTCGGTGCCTCCGCGCTCCGCCTTCAGCGCCAAGCGCTCAGAGAGCCGGGTGCCCCCGCCGTCGGACGCGCCCCTACCCTTCGACCGCGTGCTGGTGAATGAGCAGGGACATTACGACGCCGTCACCGGCAAGTTCACCTGCCAGGTGCCCGGGGTCTACTACTTCGCCGTCCACGCCACCGTCTACCGGGCTAGCCTGCAGTTCGATCTGGTCAAGAATGGAGAGTCCATCGCCTCTTTCTTCCAGTTCTTCGGGGGGTGGCCCAAGCCAGCCTCGCTCTCCGGGGGCGCCATGGTGAGGCTGGAGCCCAAAGACCAGGTGTGGGTACAGGTGGGCGTGGGTGATTATATTGGCATCTACGCCAGCATCAAGACAGACAGCACCTTCTCTGGATTTCTAGTGTATTCTGACTGGCACAACTCCCCTGTCTTCGCTTGA